The Fluviispira vulneris sequence GTTCACCACCAAATGTTCCATATTCGCTTTCATAAACTAATTTAAATAAACCACTCTGATCCCAATCTGGCGCAGTGCGATGATCTAATAATACATCGTCTTTTTTTGCATCGAGAATGCGAATTTTCAATTTTTCATCTGGCTCTAAATTATTAACTAACATTTCGAGTCCACGCCAGCTTGCTTCAAGTGTTTGAAATTCTTCATGGTGAATTATTTTATTTATTTGTTCAGTAAGTATACGGTCAATATCTGAAATTCGCTCATTAATCATTTTATTAAAATCATTTTGAGTATTAAAATTATTTTGCACAGCTTCTTCAGCAAAAACCTGGAGCATAGATTTTAAATTTTCTTTTTGCTGAATATCGATGTTATTTTGAACAGTATTAATAATATTATCTGCTAAATCATTTCCGTTTTCAAAAAATGACATATCTGCTTCTAAGATATCCTGATAAGTAGTCTGTGTGCTCATGAAATCTCCTTAAGTAAATTTAGTTTTTCACAATGTCATCATCAGTTTTTTTAGGTGCTGCAATTTTCATGAGAGCTTCTGGATTCTGGATAAGTTTATTGAGAACTTCCTCAAGAGTTTCACTGCTATCAGCCTTTGCTTGGAGATCAATTAGCTTTTTTCTAATTTCTAATAATTTATTGAGTTCAGGGTGATTTTCTGCAATTTTTCCTGGACTAAAATCTGCCATACTGTTCATTTTTAATTTAACATTTAAGCTGCTCCCATCTTTTTTAATCGTATTTTCAACTTTGAAAGTAAGTTCTGGAGCGACCTTTTGCATTGTGGTATTGAAGCAATCCTTATCGATTGGAAGAAATTGTGCATTTTTAAGTTTCTGCGGCTTTTTATTTTTATGACCCGAAAAATTTGCCATAACTCCAACTACAAATGGAATGTCTTTTGCTTTTACATTTCCTTCAGCTTGCAAATCATAAGTGATTTGCACACGCGGTGGTCTTACTTTTGTTAATTTGTGCTGAATACTATTGTTTGACATTAAACTCTCCTAAATTACAGTCTCCTCTATAGGAACTGGGTGTTAAAAAAATGATTCAATCAATTAAACTAATTGTTCTATCTGAATTAGTATTTAAATTTTCTTGTATTTCTGGAGCAAAAAATGGGAATTCTGGAATTATTACATTCTCATAGAATGTATTCATTTTTAAAATTTTGAAACTAAAATAAACAACGATTTCATTGTCTCCAGCATTTGTTGCAAAATTAAGCTTTAGTAGGTTTGGATTACAAATTTTTTCGCAATCTCTATATTGGGAAATTAAAGTTAGAAGAGCCCATGGATTGTTCTCTTCTACAGAAATATCTTGTATTTC is a genomic window containing:
- the tssB gene encoding type VI secretion system contractile sheath small subunit, producing the protein MSNNSIQHKLTKVRPPRVQITYDLQAEGNVKAKDIPFVVGVMANFSGHKNKKPQKLKNAQFLPIDKDCFNTTMQKVAPELTFKVENTIKKDGSSLNVKLKMNSMADFSPGKIAENHPELNKLLEIRKKLIDLQAKADSSETLEEVLNKLIQNPEALMKIAAPKKTDDDIVKN